The Metabacillus sediminilitoris genome window below encodes:
- a CDS encoding urease subunit gamma: protein MKLTAREQEKLMIVVAADLARRRQKRGLKLNYPEAIAILTYEVMEGARDGKTVSELMQFGRHILSSEDVMEGISEMIHDIQVEATFPDGTKLVTIHEPIQ, encoded by the coding sequence ATGAAGCTTACAGCTCGTGAGCAAGAAAAACTTATGATTGTCGTTGCAGCTGATTTAGCTAGAAGACGTCAAAAAAGAGGATTAAAACTAAATTATCCAGAAGCAATTGCGATTCTGACATATGAAGTGATGGAAGGTGCAAGGGATGGAAAAACGGTGTCAGAATTGATGCAATTTGGCCGTCATATTTTATCAAGCGAAGATGTAATGGAAGGGATTTCAGAAATGATTCATGATATACAAGTGGAAGCAACCTTTCCGGATGGGACAAAGCTAGTTACGATTCATGAACCTATTCAGTGA
- a CDS encoding FtsW/RodA/SpoVE family cell cycle protein has product MSTQKYKYFDFSLVFFLFLLMICSCVTIFSAQKYAQYDENFFVKQMIWFSLGIVAAMVVFLFDFEQISTVTPYFYGVGIMLLIGVLIAPESIAPYRNGAKSWFIVPGLGSLQPSEYMKIFLIMMLAYITNKHFEKQDRDQIKQDLVLLLKIAAASLVPIVLILLQNDFGSSLVMVVITLAVIFLSGINWRIILAILFLIIGTIAVLVMIFIHNADLLLNIFGTYQLNRIYSWLDPFEHGEGIGYQLKQSLLAIGSGMIDGKGFHNSDVYIPEAHSDFIFTIVAEEFGFLGASFVVSLYFLIIYRMLGIALYARSSLFEFYICIGMVALFTFHSFQNIGMVSGLVPITGIPLLLMSYGGSSVIASMLGIGLVLNSSLKKREYMFSND; this is encoded by the coding sequence TTGTCTACACAAAAATATAAATACTTTGATTTTTCATTGGTTTTTTTCTTATTTTTGTTAATGATCTGTAGCTGTGTTACGATTTTTAGTGCACAAAAATATGCCCAATATGATGAAAATTTCTTTGTCAAACAAATGATTTGGTTTTCTTTAGGTATTGTTGCTGCAATGGTTGTCTTTCTATTTGATTTTGAGCAAATTAGTACTGTAACACCTTATTTTTATGGAGTAGGTATTATGTTACTAATAGGTGTTCTCATTGCGCCTGAATCAATTGCTCCGTATCGCAACGGGGCAAAATCTTGGTTTATTGTGCCTGGATTGGGTTCCTTACAACCTTCAGAATATATGAAAATATTTTTGATTATGATGTTGGCATATATAACGAATAAGCACTTTGAAAAACAAGATAGAGACCAAATTAAACAAGATCTTGTTCTCCTATTAAAAATTGCTGCGGCATCTCTCGTACCAATAGTTTTAATCCTATTACAAAATGACTTTGGGTCATCATTAGTTATGGTTGTAATTACGCTTGCTGTTATTTTTTTATCAGGTATAAATTGGAGAATTATCCTGGCAATTTTATTCCTTATTATTGGAACAATAGCTGTACTTGTGATGATTTTCATTCATAATGCTGATTTATTATTAAACATTTTTGGTACATATCAATTAAATAGAATTTATTCCTGGTTAGATCCTTTTGAACATGGTGAAGGTATTGGTTATCAATTAAAACAGTCTCTATTAGCTATCGGATCGGGAATGATTGATGGAAAAGGTTTTCATAATAGTGATGTTTATATACCTGAGGCACATTCTGATTTTATTTTTACAATTGTAGCTGAGGAATTTGGATTTTTAGGTGCTTCTTTTGTCGTTTCTCTTTATTTTTTAATCATTTATCGAATGCTTGGTATTGCTTTGTATGCTAGGAGTAGTTTGTTTGAATTTTATATATGTATTGGTATGGTAGCATTATTTACATTTCATTCTTTTCAAAATATCGGGATGGTTTCGGGCTTAGTCCCGATTACAGGTATTCCATTGTTATTAATGAGTTATGGAGGAAGTTCTGTTATAGCTAGTATGTTAGGAATTGGCCTAGTTTTGAATAGTTCATTGAAGAAAAGAGAATATATGTTTTCTAATGATTAA
- a CDS encoding CAP domain-containing protein, producing MDNLTISSSKTDISSQNYPHTRAIAVQEAKFRTIQADTVEEARQQAEQFIQQQQQQFQGRAQAPIDQQPRAQVPIDQQPRAQAPTQQQPRAQAPTAQQQPRAQAPTAQQQPTNEQQTQTQQPAQQQPAAKAPAEKKPGADQPAKGLSQAVQQVIDLTNEERRKNGLPNLTADTKLSGVAQKKSEDMRQNNYFSHTSPTYGSPFDMMRDFGVTYKTAGENIAQGQQTPQQVVQAWMNSEGHRKNILSKDFTHIGVGYDQNGHHWTQMFIGK from the coding sequence ATGGATAATCTGACCATCTCAAGCTCAAAAACGGATATATCCAGTCAAAACTATCCTCACACTAGAGCAATAGCTGTTCAAGAAGCTAAATTTAGAACAATTCAAGCCGATACTGTTGAAGAAGCGAGACAACAGGCGGAACAATTTATTCAACAACAACAGCAACAATTTCAAGGGAGAGCACAAGCTCCTATCGATCAACAACCAAGAGCACAAGTTCCTATCGATCAACAACCAAGAGCACAAGCTCCTACTCAGCAACAACCAAGAGCACAGGCTCCGACAGCTCAACAACAACCAAGAGCACAGGCTCCGACAGCTCAGCAGCAACCAACAAACGAGCAGCAAACACAAACACAGCAACCTGCACAGCAACAGCCAGCAGCTAAAGCTCCAGCAGAGAAAAAGCCAGGAGCAGACCAGCCAGCTAAAGGTTTAAGCCAAGCGGTTCAACAAGTAATCGATTTGACGAACGAAGAGAGACGTAAAAATGGTTTGCCAAACTTAACAGCTGATACAAAATTAAGCGGGGTAGCGCAAAAGAAATCCGAAGATATGAGACAAAATAACTATTTCTCTCATACAAGTCCAACATACGGTTCACCTTTTGACATGATGAGAGACTTTGGTGTGACATATAAAACTGCAGGTGAAAATATTGCCCAAGGACAGCAAACTCCACAACAAGTTGTCCAAGCTTGGATGAATAGTGAAGGGCATCGAAAGAATATTCTAAGTAAAGATTTTACTCACATTGGTGTAGGATATGACCAAAATGGCCATCACTGGACACAAATGTTTATAGGAAAATAA
- a CDS encoding tripeptidase T, which translates to MINKQRLLDEFLELVQVDSETKHEAEIAKVLKEKFSSLGLQVVEDDTTAVTGHGAGNLVCTLEATKDNVDTIYFTSHMDTVVPGNGIKPSIKDGYVVTDGTTILGADDKAGLAAMLEAIKTVKEQNIQHGKIEFVITVGEESGLVGAKALDPSLMTAQYGYALDSDGKVGTIIVAAPTQAKVKATIYGKTAHAGVAPEKGISAITIASKAISRMPLGRIDHETTANIGRFEGGTQTNIVCDLVHILAEARSLVPEKMEEQVKKMKDAFEAAATEMGGRAEVEVEVMYPGFKFADGDHVVEVAKRAAAKIGRESELQTSGGGSDANVIAGNGIPTVNLAVGYEEIHTTNERMPIEELEKTAELVVAVIQEVAQ; encoded by the coding sequence ATGATTAACAAACAGCGTTTACTTGATGAATTTTTAGAGCTTGTACAGGTAGATTCAGAAACAAAGCATGAAGCTGAAATTGCGAAAGTATTAAAAGAGAAATTTTCTAGTCTTGGATTACAAGTTGTAGAAGATGACACAACAGCAGTAACTGGCCATGGAGCTGGTAATTTAGTATGTACGTTAGAAGCAACGAAAGATAATGTTGACACCATTTATTTTACCTCTCATATGGATACGGTTGTACCTGGAAATGGCATTAAACCAAGTATTAAAGATGGATATGTTGTAACAGATGGTACAACAATCTTAGGAGCTGATGATAAAGCTGGATTAGCTGCAATGTTAGAAGCAATTAAAACAGTAAAGGAACAAAATATTCAACATGGAAAAATTGAATTTGTTATTACTGTAGGTGAAGAATCAGGTTTAGTTGGGGCAAAAGCACTTGATCCATCGTTAATGACAGCGCAATACGGCTATGCGTTAGACAGTGACGGAAAAGTAGGCACAATTATCGTTGCGGCGCCAACACAAGCGAAAGTAAAAGCAACGATCTATGGAAAAACAGCACATGCTGGTGTTGCACCAGAAAAAGGTATTTCAGCAATAACAATTGCTTCAAAGGCAATATCGAGAATGCCATTAGGACGAATTGATCACGAAACGACAGCAAATATTGGACGCTTTGAAGGTGGCACACAAACAAATATCGTTTGTGACTTAGTACATATTCTTGCAGAAGCACGCTCACTAGTGCCTGAAAAAATGGAAGAGCAAGTGAAAAAGATGAAGGATGCATTTGAAGCGGCCGCTACTGAAATGGGAGGCCGTGCTGAGGTTGAAGTAGAAGTGATGTATCCAGGCTTTAAATTTGCTGATGGAGATCATGTTGTTGAAGTAGCAAAACGTGCAGCCGCTAAAATTGGACGTGAAAGTGAACTTCAAACAAGTGGTGGCGGAAGTGATGCTAATGTGATTGCTGGTAATGGCATTCCGACTGTTAACTTAGCCGTAGGATACGAAGAAATTCATACAACAAATGAAAGAATGCCGATTGAAGAGCTTGAAAAGACAGCTGAATTAGTAGTTGCAGTTATTCAAGAAGTGGCACAATAA